The Kordia sp. SMS9 genome window below encodes:
- a CDS encoding LytTR family DNA-binding domain-containing protein, translating into MNVLIIEDEFRAANQLQNMLKQCGFQYHLADTIDTVEDAVKWFQTNEMPNLVFMDIQLADGLSFEIFQKVEVEAPIIFTTAFDQYAIQAFKVNSVDYLLKPIQKEDLQKALEKFNKSNSSQQIENSVLKQLLTSIQSQTEQKNAKKRNGLLVKEGAGFVQINIANLLYIYSEDSVTFGVTETKRYVIDETIDQLFSTLHQDEFYRINRGQIVAKRAIQKINPYFNHRVKLTVSNERDQEFIVSRQKTSDFKAWMNQ; encoded by the coding sequence ATGAATGTACTCATCATCGAAGACGAATTTCGCGCAGCAAATCAGTTGCAAAACATGTTGAAACAATGTGGTTTTCAGTACCATTTAGCAGACACGATTGATACGGTGGAAGATGCTGTGAAATGGTTTCAAACAAACGAAATGCCCAATTTGGTATTTATGGATATTCAATTGGCAGACGGTTTAAGCTTTGAAATTTTCCAGAAAGTTGAGGTGGAAGCACCAATCATATTCACTACAGCTTTTGATCAATATGCCATTCAAGCATTCAAAGTAAACAGTGTGGACTATCTGTTAAAACCGATACAGAAAGAAGATTTACAAAAAGCACTCGAAAAATTCAACAAATCAAATTCATCGCAGCAGATTGAAAATTCAGTCTTAAAACAATTATTAACAAGTATTCAATCGCAAACAGAACAAAAAAACGCTAAAAAACGAAATGGCTTATTAGTCAAAGAAGGCGCCGGTTTTGTACAAATCAACATTGCCAATTTGCTGTACATATATTCGGAAGACAGCGTTACATTTGGCGTTACCGAAACCAAGCGCTATGTCATTGACGAAACGATAGATCAGTTGTTCAGCACATTACATCAAGATGAATTTTATCGCATCAATCGTGGACAAATAGTAGCGAAACGTGCCATTCAAAAAATAAATCCGTATTTTAATCATCGTGTAAAACTTACCGTTTCCAACGAACGCGATCAAGAATTCATTGTCAGCCGCCAAAAAACGAGTGATTTTAAAGCGTGGATGAATCAATAG
- a CDS encoding ABA4-like family protein, with protein sequence MTPSEVFKIANMLILPMWILLIFLPRWKVTRFFIDYKVVPIILSVIYAIYIAIALSAGGGMDFGSLQSVMQLFTVENAVLAGWLHYLAFDLLVGMWMVNQNKSLKIHPVIMAPCLAGTLMLGPVGFLVFMIVKSIKLKNATV encoded by the coding sequence ATGACACCTTCAGAAGTTTTTAAAATTGCCAACATGCTTATACTACCCATGTGGATCTTGCTTATTTTTCTTCCCAGATGGAAAGTGACACGATTTTTCATTGACTATAAAGTCGTTCCCATCATCCTTTCGGTAATTTATGCGATTTACATTGCTATTGCTTTGAGCGCTGGTGGCGGAATGGACTTTGGAAGTCTACAATCTGTCATGCAATTATTCACAGTAGAAAACGCTGTGTTGGCGGGTTGGCTTCACTATTTAGCCTTCGATTTACTAGTCGGAATGTGGATGGTGAACCAAAACAAAAGCTTGAAAATTCATCCAGTCATCATGGCGCCGTGTTTGGCAGGAACGCTTATGTTAGGTCCTGTAGGTTTCTTAGTTTTTATGATCGTTAAAAGTATCAAACTTAAAAACGCAACCGTATGA
- a CDS encoding PKD domain-containing protein, whose protein sequence is MIKKYLLALFLICFALQTNSALSSNSKPTLVSMMPNATISVDVTTICQYSDSPIITLTGSAGTAPYTFTYTRNGVQATVTTAPGENSVTLTTATNFDGVITYVLTNVQDQTGASMMVTGQSIDITITPGPDPTINGDGTEPGQFLFSICDGNPTATFTFTNASSTASTLNTNYTIDWGDGTTPFTGTTWNLLTHDYNQGTYTLTYTIVGNNGCTTVQEYTVFLGSTPGIGFDTPGNTTICAGGSLTFQITGFENNPASTTYTVVFSDGTTLPTITHPPPSSITHQFNVTSCGTNSGGFMNSFSATISASNLCATSTATVAPILVSSDPIADFSFPTEPACTNTEVCFQDLSIGNATNGTNSDCDTNPSITWQITPNTYTINSGTLGNDFGSTNPNLWITGSENLCVNFTQPGNYTITQMVGNTCATDMISQTICVEAPVNPQFTLSTDNGCTPLAVTTTNTTDESSGCVPPTYLWQVTYASDFCGTTPEDWSFTNGTSATSANPSFNFVTPGTYTIQLAGTNFCGTENTSQQVIVKQPPTATIDPVGIICNTTSINPSAIINTCTDNAGSVTYDWQFPGATPASSNLESPGTIDYGTAGTYTFTLQVTNDCGTSALISETFTIEEVPVITNTNLTQDICSGTAFSDINVTSSVTGTTFSWTATATAGISGFSPSGTGDILGQILTTTNTASGTVTYTVTPTIGNCDGTPVDFVITVNPAPEITQQPQSSVVCQNGAPITLSVATSDASAQYQWFSNTTNSNTGGTAIAGATNADYIPPTDTIGELFYYCEITFATGGCSNISSQVASVTVTPNASITNQPTTTQSLCVGSTIDTPLSVTFTDGTGTVSYQWFSNTTNSNTGGTAIAGATNATYTPPIFTTAGNFYYYVELSFAGSGCNDVISDVAEIIVVNSPVVDVQPLATQTLCQNSVPQDVTVQASGGLGTFSYQWFSNTVNSNTGGTAIAGATNATFTPPTNTVGTLYYYCVISQAASASCSAVSNTSEVNVNPGPAFTTQPPSQELCLGDAVTTLSVSFTNGVGTPTYQWYSNTVDDVTTGTAIAGETTASYTPSVATTGTIYYYCIITFSTGGCSEITSNTAEIIVNETPSISNFTETICSGDTFSITPNTTNGDTVPTSTTYTWTAPTIVPVGSITGASAATNPQTNISQTLTNSTASPAVVTYTVTPTAGICNGTPFTVEVTVNPAISANITITQIDCFGANNGEIITNITGGVPFTSGTPYILSWTGPGGFTSSNATISNLAPGDYTLSVQDEGGCPFNETYTITEPNALTLTVDTENSISCFGANDGEIAVTIAGGTPNYVYNWTRNGIAFSTNEDISNLSAATYELTVTDANGCGPVTQTFVITEPNELLASLVNQTNVACFGETSGAIDINVTGGSPTETAPGVFEYTYAWTGPNGFTSTDQNLTNLAGGTYNLTVTDANGCDDTLSVLITQPDEIVITFTSTEPLCFDDNNGSITITSITGGSGSYTIAWSNLGEGLSQTNLSAGDYTITVTDTNNCTASVTVTIPPPISFTIAPVVQQISCFGANDGSINLNFQGGQEPIDFAWTDDANAGTERNNLGPGAYTVNITDATPCSYTETFIIIQPAELTLSGNITNALDCDDASSGAINLLISGGSEPYTVSWSNGETSEDLNDIPAGDYLVNVVDGNGCEASDTFTIIRPPEIVIDVATETVVNCAAFSASQIFTAQVSGGVPPFSLNWSSGIVTGVNDEMMTTSQNGLVILDVTDALGCTASYTFEVDIPEFSDADFTLTSVAFETFGIYSQIDPIQFTTTTTGDDFSVSWDFGDGNFSNEENPIHSYASPGTYIVTQTVTFPDGCVYTKVISLEIDKGYKLELPTGFTPNEDGLNDLFRPIFIGLDSMELNIYDTWGSLIYSESGDTIRGWDGTVGSRKPEKSENGNYYYTFTAKTFFGKTVEKSGAFTLIL, encoded by the coding sequence ATGATCAAAAAATACCTACTCGCACTATTTTTGATTTGCTTTGCATTACAAACCAATAGTGCATTGTCATCAAATTCAAAACCTACACTTGTTAGCATGATGCCCAATGCAACAATTAGTGTAGATGTTACCACCATTTGTCAATACAGCGATTCGCCCATAATTACATTGACAGGATCAGCTGGAACCGCTCCATATACATTTACCTATACCAGGAATGGAGTCCAAGCAACAGTTACAACTGCGCCAGGTGAAAACAGTGTGACATTAACCACTGCTACCAATTTTGACGGAGTCATCACCTATGTTTTAACAAATGTTCAAGATCAAACTGGAGCTAGTATGATGGTAACAGGGCAATCCATTGATATTACAATTACACCTGGTCCAGATCCAACTATAAATGGTGATGGAACTGAACCTGGACAATTTTTATTTAGCATTTGTGATGGTAATCCCACAGCTACGTTTACGTTTACCAATGCGTCTTCAACAGCGTCAACTTTAAATACCAATTATACGATTGATTGGGGCGATGGAACTACGCCTTTTACAGGTACTACTTGGAATTTATTAACACACGACTATAATCAAGGCACCTACACACTTACCTATACAATTGTAGGAAATAATGGGTGTACAACGGTACAAGAATACACTGTATTTTTAGGTTCTACCCCTGGAATTGGGTTTGATACACCCGGAAATACAACCATCTGTGCAGGCGGTTCGCTTACGTTTCAAATTACAGGTTTTGAAAATAACCCAGCATCCACAACCTACACGGTCGTTTTTAGTGATGGTACTACCTTACCAACCATAACGCATCCACCTCCATCCTCCATAACGCATCAATTTAATGTGACTTCTTGCGGAACGAATAGTGGTGGATTTATGAATTCTTTTTCTGCTACCATATCCGCTTCCAATTTATGTGCAACATCTACCGCAACGGTGGCACCAATTCTAGTTTCATCAGATCCAATAGCAGATTTTTCATTTCCAACAGAACCTGCCTGTACAAATACCGAAGTATGTTTTCAAGATTTATCTATTGGAAATGCTACAAATGGTACCAATAGTGATTGTGATACAAACCCTAGCATTACTTGGCAAATAACGCCCAATACATATACAATAAATAGTGGAACTTTAGGAAATGATTTTGGATCTACGAATCCTAATCTTTGGATCACTGGCTCTGAAAACTTATGTGTTAATTTTACACAGCCAGGAAATTATACGATAACACAAATGGTTGGAAATACCTGTGCAACAGACATGATCTCACAAACGATTTGTGTGGAAGCACCTGTAAATCCACAGTTTACGTTGAGTACAGACAACGGTTGTACACCTTTGGCTGTAACGACTACAAATACCACAGATGAATCTTCGGGTTGTGTACCACCAACCTATTTATGGCAAGTTACGTACGCATCCGATTTTTGTGGAACAACTCCCGAAGATTGGAGTTTTACGAATGGTACCTCAGCAACTTCCGCAAATCCTTCGTTCAATTTTGTCACACCAGGAACGTATACCATTCAACTCGCAGGAACAAATTTCTGTGGAACGGAAAACACATCACAGCAAGTCATCGTCAAACAACCACCAACAGCTACGATTGATCCTGTCGGGATTATTTGTAATACGACTTCCATCAATCCATCCGCAATCATAAATACCTGTACGGATAATGCTGGATCAGTAACGTATGACTGGCAATTTCCAGGAGCAACACCTGCAAGTTCCAACCTAGAATCACCTGGAACAATTGACTATGGAACCGCAGGAACCTACACATTCACACTACAAGTAACGAACGATTGTGGTACGTCTGCACTGATCTCAGAAACGTTTACCATTGAAGAAGTGCCTGTCATTACCAACACAAATCTAACACAAGATATATGTTCAGGAACTGCTTTTTCAGACATCAACGTAACGTCTAGTGTCACAGGAACTACCTTCTCTTGGACTGCCACCGCTACTGCGGGAATTAGCGGATTTTCACCATCTGGAACAGGTGATATCTTAGGACAAATACTTACGACTACGAATACTGCTTCAGGAACGGTGACATATACGGTAACACCAACCATCGGAAATTGTGATGGCACTCCTGTAGATTTTGTAATCACCGTAAATCCTGCACCCGAAATCACGCAACAACCACAATCGAGTGTGGTATGTCAAAACGGAGCGCCAATAACGTTAAGTGTGGCAACTTCTGATGCTTCGGCACAATACCAATGGTTTAGCAATACAACAAACAGTAACACTGGTGGAACAGCTATTGCAGGTGCAACCAATGCTGATTATATTCCGCCAACGGACACCATAGGCGAACTATTCTATTACTGTGAAATTACCTTTGCAACAGGTGGTTGTTCTAATATCAGTTCGCAAGTGGCAAGTGTCACAGTCACACCAAATGCAAGTATAACAAATCAACCAACTACAACACAAAGCTTATGTGTAGGAAGTACAATTGACACTCCTTTATCAGTGACTTTTACAGATGGAACAGGAACTGTTTCCTATCAATGGTTTAGCAACACAACCAACAGTAATACAGGCGGAACTGCCATTGCAGGAGCCACCAATGCAACATACACGCCACCAATATTTACCACAGCAGGAAACTTTTACTATTATGTTGAACTTTCCTTTGCGGGAAGCGGTTGTAATGATGTTATAAGTGATGTGGCAGAAATTATCGTTGTGAATTCACCTGTAGTCGATGTACAACCGTTAGCAACACAAACCTTATGTCAAAACAGTGTTCCACAAGATGTAACCGTGCAAGCTTCGGGTGGTTTGGGAACATTCTCATACCAATGGTTTAGCAATACGGTAAATTCAAATACAGGAGGAACTGCCATTGCAGGAGCCACCAACGCAACATTTACACCACCAACAAATACTGTGGGAACTTTGTATTATTATTGTGTCATTTCACAAGCGGCAAGCGCAAGTTGTTCTGCTGTGAGTAATACTTCAGAAGTGAATGTAAATCCTGGACCTGCATTTACCACGCAACCACCATCACAAGAACTCTGTTTGGGTGATGCGGTAACTACGCTTTCCGTAAGTTTTACCAATGGAGTGGGCACACCAACCTATCAATGGTATTCCAATACAGTCGATGATGTTACTACAGGAACTGCCATTGCTGGAGAAACTACAGCTTCGTATACACCATCGGTTGCTACCACAGGAACAATCTATTATTATTGTATTATTACGTTTTCAACAGGAGGTTGCTCTGAGATCACTTCCAATACGGCGGAAATTATCGTCAATGAAACACCAAGTATCAGCAATTTCACGGAAACCATCTGTAGTGGCGACACCTTTTCTATAACACCAAATACCACAAACGGCGATACAGTACCAACGAGTACAACCTATACGTGGACAGCACCAACGATTGTTCCCGTAGGAAGCATTACAGGCGCAAGTGCAGCGACGAATCCACAAACAAATATCAGTCAAACCTTAACAAATAGCACCGCTTCGCCTGCTGTGGTTACGTATACGGTAACACCAACGGCAGGAATTTGTAATGGAACTCCGTTTACTGTAGAAGTGACCGTAAATCCAGCTATTTCTGCAAACATTACCATCACACAAATTGATTGTTTTGGCGCAAATAATGGTGAAATCATCACCAATATTACTGGCGGCGTACCATTTACTTCAGGAACACCTTACATTCTTTCATGGACAGGTCCAGGAGGATTTACTTCCAGCAATGCAACGATTTCTAATTTAGCGCCTGGCGATTATACACTTTCGGTACAAGATGAAGGTGGTTGTCCTTTTAATGAAACCTATACGATTACTGAACCTAATGCGTTAACTCTCACAGTAGATACAGAAAATAGTATCAGTTGTTTTGGTGCGAATGATGGAGAAATTGCAGTAACAATTGCAGGGGGAACACCAAATTACGTATACAACTGGACGAGAAATGGGATTGCTTTTTCTACGAACGAAGATATTTCAAACCTTTCAGCAGCCACCTACGAATTAACAGTTACAGATGCCAACGGTTGTGGTCCTGTAACACAAACATTTGTCATTACAGAACCGAATGAATTATTGGCTTCTCTAGTAAACCAAACAAATGTGGCGTGTTTTGGCGAAACTTCTGGAGCAATCGACATCAATGTCACAGGTGGATCGCCTACAGAAACCGCTCCAGGCGTTTTTGAATATACGTATGCTTGGACTGGACCAAATGGTTTTACAAGTACCGATCAAAACTTAACAAATTTAGCTGGCGGAACCTACAACCTAACAGTGACAGATGCAAATGGTTGCGACGACACGTTAAGCGTATTGATCACACAGCCTGACGAAATTGTGATTACATTTACATCCACCGAACCTTTATGCTTTGATGACAATAACGGTTCCATCACAATTACGAGTATTACAGGCGGATCTGGTTCCTATACCATTGCGTGGAGTAATTTAGGAGAAGGTTTAAGTCAAACAAATTTATCTGCGGGCGATTATACGATTACTGTTACCGACACAAATAATTGTACGGCTTCGGTCACAGTGACGATTCCGCCACCAATATCCTTTACGATAGCACCTGTAGTACAACAAATTTCTTGCTTTGGTGCAAATGATGGAAGTATCAACTTAAACTTTCAAGGTGGACAAGAACCGATAGATTTTGCGTGGACAGATGATGCAAATGCGGGTACAGAACGAAACAATTTAGGTCCTGGCGCGTATACCGTAAATATAACAGATGCAACACCCTGTTCTTACACGGAAACTTTTATCATTATTCAACCTGCCGAGTTGACACTTTCTGGCAATATCACCAATGCCTTGGATTGTGACGATGCGAGTTCAGGTGCGATTAACTTGTTAATTTCTGGTGGTTCTGAACCGTATACTGTAAGTTGGTCTAATGGAGAAACTTCGGAAGATTTAAACGACATTCCTGCGGGAGATTATCTTGTAAACGTTGTGGATGGAAATGGTTGTGAAGCTTCAGACACTTTCACGATTATTCGTCCGCCCGAAATTGTCATTGATGTTGCTACGGAAACGGTTGTCAACTGTGCTGCTTTTTCGGCAAGTCAAATATTTACCGCACAAGTTTCTGGTGGTGTACCGCCATTTTCCTTGAATTGGTCAAGCGGAATCGTTACAGGAGTTAATGATGAAATGATGACTACTTCACAAAATGGACTCGTCATTTTAGACGTAACGGATGCTTTGGGTTGTACCGCTAGTTATACTTTTGAAGTAGATATTCCAGAGTTTAGTGATGCTGATTTTACGCTCACTTCCGTAGCATTTGAAACCTTCGGAATTTATTCACAAATAGATCCAATTCAATTTACCACTACCACCACAGGTGATGATTTCAGTGTCTCGTGGGATTTTGGTGATGGAAACTTTTCGAATGAAGAAAATCCTATCCATTCGTATGCTTCGCCAGGAACTTATATCGTTACACAAACCGTGACTTTTCCAGATGGATGTGTTTATACGAAAGTAATCAGTTTAGAAATTGACAAAGGATACAAACTAGAATTACCCACAGGTTTTACACCTAATGAAGACGGTTTAAATGATTTATTCAGACCTATATTTATAGGTTTAGACTCAATGGAGTTGAATATTTATGATACGTGGGGAAGCTTAATTTATTCTGAGTCAGGTGATACTATTCGAGGTTGGGATGGCACTGTTGGTAGTCGCAAACCTGAGAAGTCTGAAAACGGAAATTATTATTATACATTCACTGCAAAAACGTTCTTTGGGAAAACGGTTGAAAAAAGCGGTGCTTTCACACTAATTCTTTAA
- a CDS encoding sensor histidine kinase → MKLLNKEKRLQYIGFNDIWFVVIGIIILSFVTDYLFTNSFARYPFWKAIPHWSISLFFSIANWLVMRMYFIFLRKKLPNVEQVGKRALILFVTIVVSVTIIDAIGGLIVGYILNETYYFSERIRILLPIIIISMMVMAIYEAIYFYVQLKKSIREEEQAKQVVVLAQLDALRNQAQPHFFFNSLNTLRDIIDQNSKDDAKQFVDKLSDVYRFILDAGDANVIPLRNELKFAKAYIHIQKERFADNLKLNWQLPETILDRLIVPMSLQLLLENAIKHNVISRSKPLTINVNVENDYLIVKNKIQLKSTKLPSTKLGLINIEKRHALISDKRPKIDNNGKQFTVAVPLLLSSDLNTYS, encoded by the coding sequence ATGAAACTTCTCAACAAAGAAAAACGCTTACAATACATAGGTTTCAACGATATTTGGTTTGTTGTGATCGGTATTATCATTCTCAGTTTTGTAACCGATTATTTATTCACCAATTCATTTGCACGCTATCCTTTTTGGAAAGCCATACCACATTGGAGTATCTCGCTCTTTTTTTCCATAGCAAACTGGTTGGTAATGCGCATGTATTTTATTTTCTTACGAAAAAAACTTCCAAATGTGGAACAAGTAGGCAAACGCGCATTGATCTTATTTGTAACGATTGTTGTCTCTGTAACTATTATTGATGCCATAGGTGGACTTATTGTTGGATATATTTTAAATGAAACGTATTATTTTTCGGAACGAATTAGAATCTTACTTCCAATCATTATCATCAGTATGATGGTCATGGCAATATATGAAGCCATTTACTTTTACGTGCAACTCAAAAAATCCATTCGTGAAGAAGAACAAGCAAAACAAGTCGTCGTTTTGGCACAGTTAGATGCGCTTCGCAATCAAGCACAGCCACATTTTTTCTTTAACAGTCTAAATACCTTGCGCGATATCATTGATCAAAATTCAAAAGATGACGCGAAACAATTTGTAGACAAACTCTCTGATGTATACCGTTTTATCTTAGATGCTGGCGATGCAAACGTGATTCCGCTTCGCAACGAACTAAAATTTGCAAAAGCTTACATTCACATTCAAAAAGAACGTTTTGCCGATAATTTAAAACTCAATTGGCAACTTCCAGAAACGATTTTGGATCGCTTGATTGTGCCGATGAGTTTGCAACTATTATTAGAAAACGCCATCAAACACAATGTCATTTCGCGCTCAAAACCGTTGACCATCAATGTGAACGTTGAAAATGATTATTTAATTGTGAAGAATAAAATACAGTTAAAATCAACAAAATTACCATCTACCAAACTCGGTTTGATCAATATTGAAAAACGACACGCATTGATTTCTGACAAACGCCCAAAAATTGACAATAATGGCAAACAATTTACGGTTGCAGTACCTTTACTTTTATCATCTGACTTAAACACATACTCATGA
- a CDS encoding response regulator, with amino-acid sequence MNCPKNLHRKILFGCALLIGFFSYSNNKDTNTSESKDLRTTLLATHQKKLREKLDLLKVAVNTIDSAKAYTDICKIYYKSTYYLKEPRYDSILYYSDKVVQLTKNKLSPESKKQFLVGVGFKGTVYLSLGDLVKALNYFNIIIAETEDIFDHSFFDRRQSATTNISEIYAIQKNYQLALDQFDALFTYINKKNITTTKISSIVYLRYARYSRELGNMDIALDFINKALTTATRNKYVFRTAMAYLELAHLYVDTNDIIQADLFLEKAHDILINEKNYLSLLSKYYYLKALMSAKKNDLSMKLYNAEKAFGLIMNQNVSERHIAFANLLYNVYKEKGLFEKANTVLEKIATIKNKISNNKQLKKSLLLEIQRRDESIALVEAESETLNQVILFIVLLFIIALIAAIYIYKDRRKKMELVREIVKKNKELKQLDDAKSLFFSNITHELQTPLTLITGPLEQALNSNNEQLDVVTKSKLKMAMKNTASLKTLINDILDLSKLKVKKMALHTRRTALDTFLNTIMQKFVPLMKQKQLTFDFCFKNLEHLHTIIDTKKLEKVLSNLLSNAIKYTPAKGTISVYGKLDTKDILVISVKDTGVGISIDDIPLVFDRYFQSKDTSKPLEGGYGIGLSLVKELVELMNGTIYLQSEIDKGSEFIVTLPLKNVTKKTKMTFTNVQVPTIEAISDHFTLNTEVSDKTILIVEDHPEMQQFIASILQENYQLVIVNNGKEALDKLQSTAVDLIVSDVMMPAMDGFTLLETLKESDAYREIPIIMLTALSDIKYKLNALTIGVDDYLTKPFIASELLARIQNLLQRYQSRKEFKEEIEATVHMDDELLEMTPKNNSIYMGLSVKTSKSDTELIEKVAEIIEENMDNSDFKLNDLSEKTYLSERQLRRKIKLITGLSPKKFQREIQLLKARTLFEDGTYNNVKAVAMSVGMHNTTRFSKLYMERFGKHPSNYFQI; translated from the coding sequence ATGAATTGCCCAAAAAATCTACATAGAAAAATACTTTTTGGGTGTGCTTTGTTAATTGGCTTTTTTTCATATAGCAATAATAAAGATACCAACACATCAGAATCTAAAGATTTACGAACAACGTTATTAGCTACGCATCAAAAAAAATTACGTGAAAAATTAGACCTGCTAAAAGTAGCAGTCAACACCATCGATTCTGCTAAGGCTTACACCGATATATGTAAAATATATTATAAATCAACCTATTATCTGAAGGAGCCTCGTTATGATAGCATCTTGTATTATAGCGATAAAGTGGTACAACTAACCAAAAATAAACTTTCTCCTGAAAGTAAGAAACAATTTCTAGTTGGTGTTGGTTTTAAGGGAACCGTTTATTTGAGCTTAGGTGATTTGGTAAAGGCATTGAATTATTTTAATATCATTATTGCCGAAACCGAGGATATTTTTGATCATAGCTTTTTTGATCGAAGACAATCTGCAACTACTAATATTTCGGAAATATATGCTATACAAAAAAATTATCAACTTGCCCTTGATCAATTTGATGCGCTTTTTACGTACATCAATAAAAAAAATATAACTACTACTAAAATTTCTTCTATTGTTTATCTACGCTACGCACGTTATAGCAGAGAATTAGGAAATATGGATATAGCGTTAGATTTTATAAATAAAGCTTTGACTACTGCTACAAGAAATAAGTATGTTTTTAGAACAGCAATGGCTTATTTGGAATTGGCGCATTTGTATGTAGATACCAATGACATCATACAAGCTGATCTTTTTTTAGAGAAAGCGCATGATATATTGATAAATGAAAAAAATTATCTTAGTTTACTGTCAAAATACTATTATTTAAAAGCGTTAATGAGTGCAAAGAAAAACGATCTTTCCATGAAACTTTATAATGCTGAAAAAGCATTCGGTCTTATTATGAATCAAAATGTTTCAGAAAGACATATTGCCTTTGCGAACCTTTTGTATAATGTGTATAAAGAAAAAGGGCTTTTTGAAAAAGCAAATACTGTTTTAGAAAAAATAGCTACTATTAAAAATAAGATTTCTAATAACAAACAACTTAAAAAGAGTCTATTATTGGAAATTCAGCGAAGAGATGAAAGTATCGCACTTGTAGAAGCAGAAAGTGAGACTTTAAATCAAGTGATTCTTTTTATTGTTTTATTATTTATTATAGCATTGATAGCTGCTATTTATATCTATAAAGATCGAAGAAAGAAAATGGAACTTGTGCGTGAAATCGTTAAAAAGAATAAAGAGTTAAAACAACTGGATGATGCCAAATCATTGTTTTTTTCCAATATCACACACGAATTACAAACGCCATTAACATTAATTACAGGACCTTTGGAGCAAGCTTTGAATAGTAATAATGAGCAATTAGATGTTGTCACCAAATCAAAGTTAAAAATGGCAATGAAAAATACCGCTTCTTTGAAAACATTGATCAATGATATTCTTGATCTGTCCAAACTCAAAGTCAAAAAAATGGCATTACACACACGACGTACTGCCCTAGATACTTTTTTGAATACAATAATGCAAAAATTTGTACCATTAATGAAACAAAAACAACTCACCTTTGATTTTTGTTTTAAAAATTTAGAGCATTTACATACGATTATCGACACAAAAAAACTAGAGAAAGTATTGAGTAATTTACTTTCAAATGCAATAAAGTATACGCCTGCTAAAGGAACCATCTCTGTATATGGGAAACTTGACACAAAAGATATCCTTGTTATTTCCGTAAAAGATACAGGTGTTGGAATTTCTATAGATGATATTCCGCTTGTTTTTGATCGTTATTTTCAAAGCAAGGATACTTCAAAACCTTTAGAAGGTGGTTATGGAATTGGATTGTCTTTAGTGAAAGAATTGGTGGAACTCATGAACGGAACCATTTATCTACAAAGTGAGATAGACAAAGGAAGTGAATTTATAGTAACGCTTCCCTTAAAAAATGTTACTAAAAAAACGAAGATGACATTTACAAATGTGCAAGTTCCTACTATAGAAGCTATCTCAGATCATTTTACGCTCAATACTGAAGTTAGCGATAAAACAATTCTAATTGTGGAAGATCATCCTGAAATGCAACAGTTTATTGCTTCTATCCTACAAGAAAATTATCAATTAGTCATTGTGAATAATGGAAAAGAAGCACTAGATAAGTTACAATCTACTGCGGTTGACTTGATTGTCTCAGACGTAATGATGCCTGCCATGGACGGATTTACCTTGCTAGAAACATTGAAAGAATCTGATGCGTATCGTGAAATTCCCATCATCATGTTAACGGCATTATCAGACATTAAATACAAGTTAAACGCACTTACTATTGGCGTGGACGATTATTTGACCAAACCTTTTATAGCTTCTGAATTGTTAGCAAGAATACAAAACCTGTTGCAACGGTATCAGAGCAGAAAAGAATTTAAAGAAGAAATAGAAGCTACTGTTCACATGGATGATGAATTGTTAGAAATGACTCCTAAAAATAATAGCATCTATATGGGTTTAAGCGTAAAAACTAGCAAATCCGATACCGAATTAATTGAAAAAGTAGCGGAAATCATTGAGGAAAATATGGACAATTCAGATTTTAAACTCAATGACCTTTCTGAAAAAACATATCTAAGCGAACGTCAATTACGTAGAAAAATAAAACTGATTACGGGGTTGAGTCCGAAGAAGTTTCAACGAGAAATTCAGTTATTAAAAGCAAGAACTTTGTTCGAAGACGGCACATATAACAATGTAAAAGCGGTGGCAATGTCTGTAGGAATGCACAATACTACGCGTTTTAGTAAATTGTATATGGAACGTTTTGGAAAGCATCCGTCTAATTATTTTCAAATTTAA